Part of the Bacteroidota bacterium genome is shown below.
TACTTTGCGTTTGACGAAGCCCTCATGCGTGATCTCGATCAACCTGAAATAAACATCCATCGCACGCAAGCTTTTGATCCAACCCGTTTTTTCAGGAAACAACGTACCATTGAGCTCCCCAAAGAGGCATCGCGCAAGCGGCTTTCCGGGTTGAGCCAGTTGCTTTTTGTGCCAGACAATAAAATTGGGTGGTACAGAATAGCTGTAAAAAAGGCCCTCCAGCTCCATAAAGAAAAACCATTTGATGGGATACTGGCAACAGCCCCGCCTTATACCTGTGGCCTCATTGCCCGGCGCGTATCAAAACAGTGTAACATCCCCTTTGTGCTCGATCTAAGGGATGACTGGCTGGAAAACCCGCGCCACCACTATCCTACAATACTCCATCAAAAAGCACATAAACGGTTGGAATCCAGTGTTTTTAATGCTGCCAGTTCAATTATCACTGTAAATGGGAGGATAGCGGATGCAATCAGGGGCCGGCATCCAAATCGCGCTAATATCGTCAGCGTAATCGATCAAGGCTTCGATCCTGAGGATTTTGAAACAGCTCCTTCAATTCCAAACGCTGCTCCGGAAACCCTGCACTTTCTCTATAGCGGTGTGTTCTACGATCGCCAGAAGCCAGATTATTTCCTGGAAGCTTTATCCCGGGTGGTTCGCGAAAATCCTGAAACCAGCGTAAAAGCGCATTTTGCGGGACTTGTCCCACACGACATGGAAGCACTCGTGGAACGTTTCGGACTCCACAATCATGTAGTACTTCATGGCTATGTTGACCATGACATAGCCATTGCGCATCTCAAACGGGCTGATGTATTGTGGATGACCGTCGGTAGCGGGCCCGGCCAGGAGCAAATATCGACCAGCAAACTATTCGAGTATTTTGGTGCGCAGAAGCCCATTCTTGGCCTTGTACCAGAAGGTGCGGCGCGACATGCGCTGTCAAAGTGCAAAGCAGCCTTCATTGCCCCGCCAGAGGATGTAGAAGCGATTGAAGCACAAATCAGGCTCATTTATGCGCAATGGAAAGAGAGCGTATTGAAGC
Proteins encoded:
- a CDS encoding glycosyltransferase; the encoded protein is MKHLLVIAYYFPPMGLSGVQRITKFVKYLPAYGWRTTVLTVAPGGYFAFDEALMRDLDQPEINIHRTQAFDPTRFFRKQRTIELPKEASRKRLSGLSQLLFVPDNKIGWYRIAVKKALQLHKEKPFDGILATAPPYTCGLIARRVSKQCNIPFVLDLRDDWLENPRHHYPTILHQKAHKRLESSVFNAASSIITVNGRIADAIRGRHPNRANIVSVIDQGFDPEDFETAPSIPNAAPETLHFLYSGVFYDRQKPDYFLEALSRVVRENPETSVKAHFAGLVPHDMEALVERFGLHNHVVLHGYVDHDIAIAHLKRADVLWMTVGSGPGQEQISTSKLFEYFGAQKPILGLVPEGAARHALSKCKAAFIAPPEDVEAIEAQIRLIYAQWKESVLKRPGEAFVAQYNRRLLAGALADLLREALKT